DNA from Candidatus Cloacimonadota bacterium:
ACATATAAAATTTGCCTTTATATCTTTTTCCGGATGCGAAAACTCAATATTCCGCAGAATACGATTGATTATTTTTTTATTATTTTTATTACCAGCATATCCTAACCAACCATTCAAAGACATCAGCAAATTTTCCCAAGCAAGCTCACCATTTGAATATTCTCCACATCGTTTCTTAAATCTCTTTTTAAATCGTTTTATATTTTCTCTTAAGATTCTACGCCTATTTTTATACAAATGAAAACCAAGAAATTTGACACCATTTTTAGCAGGAAATAATTGACATTTTTTATCGTGTAGTTTCATGCGTTTTGAATTACAAAAAGTTAATATTTTCTCAAATGCATGTTTTAATCTAACCTTATCTTTTGAAAAAATCAGAAAATCATCCATATAGCGAATATAATGTTTGAAATTTAACTTTTCCTTGATGAAACGATCCAGCTTATTCAGAAAATAATTTGCCAATAACTGACTGGTCAAATTTCCGATCGGCAAACCTCTGTATCTTCCATAATCAAAAAGATCATCTTCGGGAAATGAAAAATAATATTCTGAACCACTTTTATAAGTGTCTAATATTTTACTGATCAAATTCATTACTTTTTCGTCACGAATTTTCTTATGTATATCTGCCAAAAGAATATTATGATCAATCGTAAAAAAATATTTCTTTATATCCATTTTCAGCACCCAATTATTTGTTCGTAAAAATTTGTGTGCTCTATCCAAAGCTTTATGAGTTCCTTTATCTATACGACAGGCATAAGTATCATATATCATCGCTTTATCTAAAATCGGCTCGATAACATTACATAAAGCGTGATGAACTACTCTATCTCGATAAGGTGCGGCATAGATTTCCCTTTCTTTTGGTTCGATTATCGTAAAATGATAGTAATTCCCGAAAATATAATTCTCTTCTTCTAATTGCTGTTTTATTTGAAATAGATTCTTCTCCAAATTATATTCAAAATCCAAAACTTCATTTTTATATCTTTTTCCTCTTCTGGCTTTTCTGGCTGCTTTCCATAAATTCTCAAAAGCAGTTATTTGGTGATAGATATTTTTGTTCTTTTTGCCCATTACTTATTTCTCATCTTACTGTGCTTTTCCCAGCCGCCAACCATCTTACCTATCTCATTTATTCTTTTTGCTGTTTGTTCATATTGCTTGATAGATATACATTGCAAATCTTTAGATAGGCGAATTAAGAATCTCAATTTTTCCAATTGCAAATTTGCTTTCCGAAGAAAATAAGATTTCTTTTTGCCGGAATATTTGGCATCTATGATATTTTCTAAAATATCTAATTTAATGCTTAATATCCTATCGCCAAGCGTGTATTTATACTTCTTGGGATAATTACTTAATTTTGGTGAAAACCAGACGATTAAATCATACAACGCTGGTAATATCTTTACTTCATTCATTCATATTCCTC
Protein-coding regions in this window:
- a CDS encoding reverse transcriptase domain-containing protein is translated as MGKKNKNIYHQITAFENLWKAARKARRGKRYKNEVLDFEYNLEKNLFQIKQQLEEENYIFGNYYHFTIIEPKEREIYAAPYRDRVVHHALCNVIEPILDKAMIYDTYACRIDKGTHKALDRAHKFLRTNNWVLKMDIKKYFFTIDHNILLADIHKKIRDEKVMNLISKILDTYKSGSEYYFSFPEDDLFDYGRYRGLPIGNLTSQLLANYFLNKLDRFIKEKLNFKHYIRYMDDFLIFSKDKVRLKHAFEKILTFCNSKRMKLHDKKCQLFPAKNGVKFLGFHLYKNRRRILRENIKRFKKRFKKRCGEYSNGELAWENLLMSLNGWLGYAGNKNNKKIINRILRNIEFSHPEKDIKANFIC
- the avd gene encoding diversity-generating retroelement protein Avd, producing MNEVKILPALYDLIVWFSPKLSNYPKKYKYTLGDRILSIKLDILENIIDAKYSGKKKSYFLRKANLQLEKLRFLIRLSKDLQCISIKQYEQTAKRINEIGKMVGGWEKHSKMRNK